A region of Toxorhynchites rutilus septentrionalis strain SRP chromosome 1, ASM2978413v1, whole genome shotgun sequence DNA encodes the following proteins:
- the LOC129761152 gene encoding uncharacterized protein LOC129761152, with product MNSSCNVHQGQSEILFRIVPVLLYGPSKIVRTYAFVDDGSELTLMEQSLADELGVHGPTKSLCLRWTGGTNRTEDLSQKVNVQISSVTNPSKKYTLHEVHTVGSLQLRPQTLLITEIQNKYRHLKALPVESYQEVSPQLLIGLDHASLGNVMKYREGNPNEPIGVKTRLGWIIYGCCTKTSNGGSHVNHHSVQLCQCETKSDDQLHEAMKQYFSLESMGISKPDKLLLSNDEQRAIELLQKLTKRVNGRYESGLLMRYDNVRLPDSRPMALRRWECLDRRMQKDENLALVLNAKINDCLAKGYMRKLTVEETETARNPVWYLPVFPVMNPNKPGKVRLVWDAAAACYGVSLNSVLLKGPDQVTSLLSIMVRFREFRVAVSGDLREMFLQILMRSEDQHFLRFFWKANAGDTTPSTYVMQALPFGTCCSPSIAQYVKNTHAKQFEQEFPEAVHAIVHQHYVDDMLISAETEEKAIQLVKDIKNIHESGGFQMRNWVSNSPAIVDALNGERINEVNLSVGEANAAEKVLGMWWNTKEDCFTYKLSPRLDVDLLSGRKRPTKREVLRTLMMVFDPLGLISNFLMFLRSLLQEIWRASIGWDEPIHDCHFEKWLVWLRVLPRVADIKIPRCYRAVTSSGEGTVVQMHTFVDASESGFAAVVYLRFQENDTVEIALAGAKSRVTPLKFLSIPRSELQAAIIGARLADSILGSLSIAVQKRYFWTDSRDVMCWLHSDHRRYSQYVAVRVSEILETTGIRDWRWVPTKMNVADEGTKWKSSPILSSSSRWFRGPEFLWKAEGEWPAASQSVSFTDTELRPHMHLHFKSFEPIIDVSRFSKWSVILKVTAFVFRAIKNMQRTIRKTPQAKGPLTSDELSTAESYLYQRSAYEEEISVLSINHQKPSEKLVPKSSPLFRLCPFMDEMGVLRIRGRTNVCQFIDSSVANPVILPREHSITRLIVLHIHQKFLHQNHEIIINELKQRYYICRLKAVYKSVRKNCQFCKNE from the coding sequence ATGAATAGCAGCTGTAATGTGCATCAAGGGCAGTCTGAGATCCTGTTCAGAATCGTACCAGTTCTTCTTTATGGTCCATCTAAAATTGTGCGAACTTACGCCTTCGTTGATGATGGTTCGGAACTTACACTGATGGAGCAGAGTTTAGCTGACGAGTTAGGAGTACATGGTCCGACGAAATCCCTTTGTCTGCGATGGACCGGTGGAACGAACAGAACAGAAGATTTGTCTCAAAAGGTAAATGTTCAGATCTCAAGTGTCACAAATCCCTCCAAGAAGTATACACTTCACGAAGTACACACAGTTGGCAGTCTGCAACTCCGACCGCAGACACTATTAATTACTGAAATCCAGAATAAATACCGTCATCTCAAGGCCTTACCGGTAGAATCGTATCAAGAGGTTAGTCCACAACTTCTCATCGGACTGGATCATGCAAGCTTGGGAAACGTGATGAAATATCGCGAGGGTAATCCGAACGAGCCCATAGGAGTCAAAACTCGCCTTGGATGGATAATTTACGGATGCTGTACCAAGACATCGAACGGTGGTAGTCACGTTAATCATCACAGTGTTCAACTCTGTCAGTGTGAAACTAAATCGGATGATCAGCTGCACGAAGCCATGAAACAATATTTCTCACTGGAAAGTATGGGAATCAGTAAGCCAGATAAACTGTTGCTATCCAACGATGAGCAAAGAGCGATAGAGTTGTTGCAGAAATTGACCAAGCGTGTGAATGGGAGATACGAATCCGGTCTGCTTATGCGGTACGATAATGTAAGACTTCCAGACAGCAGACCAATGGCCCTACGACGATGGGAATGTCTTGATCGACGAATGCAGAAAGACGAAAACCTAGCTCTGGTATTAAATGCAAAAATAAATGATTGCTTAGCCAAGGGCTACATGAGGAAGCTTACCGTGGAGGAAACAGAGACTGCTCGTAACCCAGTCTGGTACCTTCCAGTATTTCCGGTTATGAATCCTAACAAACCTGGAAAGGTAAGACTCGTCTGGGACGCGGCGGCGGCCTGTTATGGGGTCTCTCTAAATTCAGTCCTCCTTAAAGGACCTGATCAAGTAACCTCTCTCTTGTCAATCATGGTACGGTTTCGCGAATTCCGGGTGGCAGTTTCCGGTGACCTCCGGGAAATGTTTCTTCAAATCCTGATGAGATCTGAGGATCAGCACTTCCTACGCTTCTTTTGGAAGGCGAACGCTGGAGACACAACTCCTAGTACGTACGTTATGCAGGCATTGCCATTTGGAACGTGCTGCTCTCCAAGCATAGCTCAGTATGTTAAGAACACCCACGCAAAACAATTCGAGCAGGAATTTCCGGAAGCTGTGCACGCCATCGTTCATCAGCACTATGTCGACGATATGCTGATCAGTGCTGAAACGGAGGAGAAAGCAATCCAGCTGGTGAAGGACATCAAAAATATTCACGAATCCGGAGGGTTCCAAATGCGGAATTGGGTGTCAAATTCACCGGCAATAGTCGATGCACTGAACGGAGAGAGAATCAACGAAGTGAACCTGAGCGTTGGCGAAGCAAATGCCGCTGAAAAAGTTCTCGGAATGTGGTGGAACACAAAAGAGGACTGCTTCACATACAAGCTATCTCCCCGCCTCGACGTTGACTTGTTGTCTGGACGTAAACGACCAACCAAACGTGAAGTCCTGAGGACCTTAATGATGGTATTCGACCCGCTGGGTTTGATCAGTAATTTCCTCATGTTTTTGCGAAGTCTTTTACAAGAAATTTGGAGAGCATCTATCGGTTGGGATGAGCCGATTCACGACTGCCACTTTGAGAAATGGCTCGTTTGGCTTCGAGTTCTTCCGCGTGTAGCAGATATCAAGATCCCTCGGTGCTATCGGGCGGTTACGTCTTCAGGAGAAGGGACCGTCGTGCAAATGCACACCTTTGTGGATGCGAGCGAAAGTGGTTTCGCGGCCGTCGTTTATCTTCGTTTTCAAGAAAATGACACGGTTGAAATTGCATTGGCAGGAGCGAAAAGCAGAGTCACACCACTAAAATTTCTATCCATACCTCGCTCTGAACTGCAAGCTGCAATCATCGGAGCTAGGCTGGCAGACTCCATTCTTGGATCGCTCTCTATTGCGGTCCAAAAACGCTATTTCTGGACAGATTCCAGAGACGTCATGTGTTGGTTACACTCCGATCACAGGCGCTACAGCCAATATGTGGCTGTACGTGTTAGTGAGATTTTAGAGACGACAGGCATCCGAGATTGGCGATGGGTCCCTACAAAAATGAACGTAGCGGACGAAGGAACCAAATGGAAAAGTTCACCAATTTTGAGCAGCTCTAGCCGATGGTTCCGTGGTCCAGAATTTCTCTGGAAAGCTGAAGGAGAATGGCCAGCAGCTTCTCAGTCCGTTAGTTTCACCGACACCGAGCTTCGTCCGCACATGCACCTTCATTTCAAATCATTCGAGCCGATCATCGATGTGAGTCGCTTTAGCAAATGGTCAGTAATTCTGAAGGTCACAGCTTTCGTATTTAGAGCCATCAAGAACATGCAGCGAACCATCAGGAAGACTCCTCAAGCTAAAGGACCACTTACTAGCGACGAACTATCAACGGCTGAGTCTTATTTATACCAAAGAAGTGCATATGAAGAGGAAATTTCAGTTTTATCCATCAACCATCAGAAGCCGTCAGAAAAACTAGTTCCCAAAAGTAGCCCCTTGTTCCGTCTTTGCCCGTTCATGGATGAAATGGGAGTCCTAAGGATCCGCGGGCGAACTAACGTTTGCCAGTTTATCGACAGCAGCGTTGCTAATCCCGTTATTCTTCCACGAGAACACAGCATAACTAGGCTAATCGTATTGCATATCCATCAGAAGTTCCTGCATCAGAACCACGAAATCATCATAAATGAATTGAAACAACGTTATTACATTTGCCGTCTAAAAGCTGTCTACAAATCAGTCCGTAAAAACTGCCAATTTTGCAAGAACGAATGA